The DNA region tctttttgtagctCAGAGACCCAAACTGCaaccaggactccagatgaggcctcaccagtgtgttataaggcTTCAGCAGTACCTCCTGGGACTTGgaatccacacatcaaggcgctatataacccagtatctctgttagccttcttctgAACGCAGCCTGCCAGTTGATAGTCAAGTCCtccatgactcctaaatccttgtcATAAGgcagacttttgattttttgacCTCCCACGGCGTATTCAGACTTCACTTTTTACTGCCCCCGTGTAATTCTTTACTTTTACTGACGTTCTGCCCAAGTCTGTCTGCTGCCCAAGTGCccctgtgatgattcaatggactCTCGATTATCTGCCAGCTTGACCAGCTCTTTAtgtttcttcctctctctctctctaaatatataaaaaatccaatgtctgtctgtctctatgtctgtccacttttcacgagagaacgagTTCACagattttttctagaatttgtttgaacattccggttgatttggcaacttctctcatcacgctaagtatcatagttcgcttacggCACCGCTTTActtgtgcgaatccaagagagacgcagcgggccgtGGGGAGGGGTCCCTAGGCGTGTGCCTTACCTCCGCtcagctagcgaatgagagaactacttcatggatttagatcgggttttttttctagaatttccttgaacattccggttgatttggcgacttctctcatcacgctaagaatccgAGTTCACtggcaggagcgatatattcgagctaatccgagacagaggggaacgggaagcgtgacgtcaggagtagagagccggGCGGCGCCAAGAGGGACGGGCAGTcacttacaaaaattaaaaactgcaggAGCCCTGGCaccgccccctgctggacaccacccTTAACTGCACCCGATTCCAATGAGGTCCCTCGTGCCGTTGCCCTCTGCCTCCTGTGTcggagccaattctgcacccacctacacccCACACCCTTAGTTTGATGCCCCCTTAGCAGTCGAGATAAATAATGTTGTGTGCTCTGCTCTGATCGtgcccttttgttgcttcctcacagaactCCGGCATTTCTCCTTTATTAAACGGGATGACCCGGCTGGCGCCCCATCATTTATTTTGGTCACATGAGCGCACACGGCCACAATACGACGCCCCCAAGCGGTGCTGTGGTGATGCTGTGTGGCCTTACTGACGACAACGATAAACCTCACGACTTTaacttgtacaaaaataaataaataaaaacaggcagGCAGGACCCGCTCCCGTCCGTCGCTGCATTCCAAGTCAAACTAGTTGGTTTGAGGGGTGTCTGTGCGTATTTAGGATGCTGATTGGCTAGCCCCAAACCAGGGGGTGAGACTTCCATCCCTCCCGCAAAGATCTTTTTGGCTCCTCGAGGTTTGTGCTccgccacccccccccacccccaaacgaTGGATCCCTCCAACAAGCTCTGGAGCAGGAAACCGAGTGCCGTTTTAATGTCACACGAAAGACGACGTCcgtgtcacccccccccccccccccccgtattATGTAAACGCCGAAGTGAAAAGCACTAAGCCTTTAAAACCAAACAGTAATTACATAGCATGTCAAATGAGCGACATCTCAATGACTACAATTATACACATCGGGGCCAGAAGGGGGGCTGCTGCTGCTAGTGGGGGTGTAGTGGGAGGATTCTCCATGCCATGCAGCCTGGCAGAGCCGTCGGCACACAAGTTTTACACTTCGAGCCGTTAAATGGAACAAAGCCACCGGCGCGGTGGGACACAACTCTGCGGTCGTCGTGCGACACGCCGTCTTCTCCCCCCGTCGTCTTCACAGGTCGGCTCCCTCAGACGCACATTTCGTGTTTCTAAAAATCCCACCCCCACCAACCCCCGCCCCCCCAGCAGGCCAATCAATATGTTGTTTTCTGTCCTCCTCCGGCAAAACAGACagagccaaaaataaaaataaggggGGGCTCCGCACTCCTTGTCACACTGCAGCATGTGGAGGCCATTTGTGATCACCTCCAGGGCTGGGACCTCCCGCCAAGTTCTCCCCCAAGAGACAACCCATATGGAGCTGTTAAGACACGGCCCACCGGCTGGACGTCATGGCCTTCCGATTGTAGATCGGAATTagtgacatgggggggggggtcggtGGGCTGAAGGGGAGAGACGTGGATGGGCCAGGAAGGTCGGCAGCTCAAACGGACCGAGACGAGAAGAGCAGGGGCCTCAGGTTTATAAAACTGGCGTACGCACAAAAAGGGCCTCGAAACGTCCGTACAACTCTTTATATAAAAGACACCGGGACAGGAAAGCTTATCGATATTTAGGGCAACTCTGACCTGGGGGCCGATCCGCTGCCAGGGTGTTCTGGGTGCCCATGATGGCAAAGGGACCTTTCCACCTAAAAGCACCAAACTCGACCAAACAATGGAGTATCCATGTGCTGACCAAGTGGGACCCCCCCACCGTCCTGGTCAATGAAAGAATCGATCAAGTATCGACAAGTCTGAATGATCGAGGGAAAATGGAGCAAAGGGGGGCAAGTCGATGGAAGATACAATCGATTATCTGCAATCGGGGGGGGACGGGTAAGACTATGGGAGTATCCATGTGCCGAAATGACAAAactcccccccaccccacccctggTCAATGTATGATTCCAAATGATCAAGCTGATGGGAGTATCCATGAGCCGAAATGACCAAGGGGACCCCCCTTTTCAGGCAATACAAcaatcggggggggggggtttggggaccTGGCTGGCACCCCACTACTTGCTCTGCGTTTCTCCCACCCGCCCACAGATGGCATGTTGCTCTGATTTTACCTCCTCCTGCTACTCTCTGCAGTTGGCACAAGATGGCGGAGGGCTGCGGCGCACGTCACTTAATGACAGCTCAGGAGACCCTGGAATGCTTGCTGGCAGACTGGTTTCTTCTCTGTGGGATTGCTGGCTAACTGACTGGCGGACCATCTGCACCAGATAATCGCTGAAACAGGAAGCCTCATTTTCTGTTGCTGTGCCTCAGAACTTGAACTTTTATTTTAACGGGCCGACTCCTTCTTGGGGGTTCCATGACGTGAGCCTATTTGATAACGTCTGGGGCGGCACTGGCAGCTGGTGGATCGACGCGTTAAAGAGAAATTCAGTGCGACTCAGCATTCTAGGAGTTCTACTTAACGTTCACGGACAAGAGGCTTTTCAGAATACGAGCATGAAGCCAGCAAGAGTTTCTTTCCATTTACAATCCCCTTCAGATTTGGAGTTTCACCCAGCGacgtcaaaaatacaaaaaacagggCAACTCGACCTGCAGAGCAGGACGGTGTTTGGCATTGGCTGTGCCAGTCAGGAGCCCACTAATTACGAGCGGCCAAATAccgaaaaacaaatgaaaagcgaAATACTACGGGTGGCACCTCAGGCGTCCGAGTCTACAACCCGACAGGCAGACGGACCCCCACTAGTCAGAAGAAAAACGTTTCTTGCAGTTTTCCACATAAAACCTCACACACCTACCTGTGTAACTCAGAGGGCCGCCGCCTGACAGTTCTAAACCTGCAAGGCCAACGACTGGAGTGGAAAGCAAAAAAGACAGGACTGGTCAGGGGGCACGAGGCCAGCACATGGCAGAGGAGTCAGTGCCCCGAGGGTCCAAGAGCTGCAGCAAGGACGCACAAGAATGGCATCAATTCAGACCGCCAGACAAACCCCAGATCTCCCTCTCGCTCGTATTCCACCAATCCCAACCACCGACTTATGGTGGAGCggaactaaaattttgactttggtgttGATGCCAGCCTTTGGACTTCATTGGCACCAAAACGGTTCTGAAGCAAATAACGGATGAACTCCTAAAACCCCCCGTCTTACTGCGGCCCTCAGCAGCGCTTCTGTCTTGACAGTCGTGAACgtgagaggaagaagaagaaggggggtTTAGTCATCCCCATGAGGGCAAGGCAAGGGGGTCCTGGAGAGGTTTGTGTCTCCCATGAAGTTTCCATGGAGCAGTTTGGTGGCCAGTAGGACTCCAGGGGCCTGCAACACTCGCCTTGATGTTATTTAGGAGGAATacgactggagagctttgttggtctgaacgGCCTCTTCACCTCGAGATGttctcgtttttatttttttattcctgttcCTACCCCCGGCCCCCCACACCTCCTCTCTGTTTTCCAGATCTGTCTGTGCCTcaactgaactatgatacttagcgcaatgagagaagccaCAAaaccaaccggaatgttcaatcaaatctgtgaagtagttctgtCATTCGTTAGCCAAGTGGATGTGagatacgccccaaggctggcatgtgagtgaggagggtcagCTCCCTACCcctgaggtcccacctccccctcccctcggcccgcagcctgtctctcagatctgtgcaaataaatcggtaccgcaagcgaactacgatacttagcgcaatgaaagaagtcgcaaaatcaaccggaatgttcaagcaaactctagaaaaaagcccaatccaAATCCATGAagttgttctctcgtgaaaagtggacagacagtcagacgttggattttatatagagagatggCTTGGATTCGATTTTGGGAGTTTGCTTGCTTGTGATGGCCTTACTGCTTTAAGCCTGCGGTTCAGATACGCTGTGAGCTAAATGGTGCCAAGGGCTTCTAAACGCAGAGCTCAGACATTTAGAGTTCAGACGTATGAAAACTCCGCAACTCACACTGCGTGTCCCCACCTCTgtgacaacttaaaaaaaaaaaaaaaaaaatagaagctcGCGTACCTTTGTTTGGTCTCCACAGCCGCTCCATCCCGTGCCTCATCAGCACAATCCGCGCCAGCTCCGTGAAGGACTCGGTGATGTTAAAGTTGCACAAGGGGCTGACTTCAAAGAAGGTGATGCCCAGGCGCTCGGCATACAACTGGGCCTGCTCCGTGGTCACCTGTCTCTTAAAAGCCAGGTGCAGCCGATTACCCACCAGAATCTTGGGGACTCCTGGGGCATGCTGGgacagaaaataaagtagaacAAACAGTGAGTAAAGCAATTTAGGAAAGGGCAAAGGTAAGAGGGGCCAAGAAAATGGTGGGGTAGCAGCCGGGTTACCCTGTTTAATAGGAAATGTAAGTTTCAAAGGATAACGGTGCATGATGGCGCTTCTAGAAAACGTAGCTGGAGTCAGCTGAGCTCCTTCTGTGAACGCCTCAGTTTTACAGACCACCGAACGGAAGGGTAGTAATGAATAATTAAGTGAATCATTTCATTGTGGCCTAATTGTCAGAAGTGACcagccaataaataaatcctcctATGGCTGTGCAGTCAAATGCAAACCGAATAATACAATAAATCGTCGCTATCCGCGGATTCGCCATTACAAAAGCATTACGCATTTCATAACACCGATGTTTTCCTTGCACCTATTCACAGCAGTGGATCAGATCTGTGACACCCGAGGAAGTCCGCATGCTGCAGTTACCGGATCGACGTGTGTCAACCCCACGCTGAGAGGCAGGGGTGAGCCACTCAACTCCATTCCCAGTAAGTGGGGGTCTCAAGCTCCCACTGAGTAAGTTCCCTGCCTGTCCCTACTTTCGATCGGATGGTTTAGGGAGGTCCTCGGGTCGGTTGCTCACAGCCTCTAGTGAAGCACCTATCAGAAGATCGAACTTCACTACAGAGGAAGTAAACGCCTGTGGGTGAACCTGAGGAGGGATCGTTACTGAGCCATGTGGGGTGAGGTGGAGGGGTGGGGTGTCCTCCCACCAGAACCTAACCCCTTTATCCcaaactagccgtcccccgcgacTTCGcctatgtagtagtgaaacaggacaaactttaaaaatcaataaacaaacaagtatcgctagctaagcggaggtaacaCGTGGCTTGAGGTacaccgactcgaacggaggctggtgcacaagtgaggatggccccgcccccCTCGGCCTACAGCGAATAAATTGCTCcttcaagcgaactatgatacttagcgcaatgagagaagtcgcaaaatcaactggaatgttcaagaaaattctagaaaaaaacccgatctaaatccgttaaatagttctctcgtgagaagcggacagacagacagacgttggattttatatatatatatatatatatatatatatatatatatatatacatacagtacagagaTAGGCCCAATGCTTCAGTATCTGTGGTTTCTGTACCTGGGGGGTTTTCAGGAGCGTAACCCCCCCATGGATAACTACAATTGACCATACTGCTTGCACTCAGAGTTTTGCTCGATTTATGGTGAAGGATCCCAAACAAGACTCTGCTCTGACTTGTGCCGTCCTGAGAGACGCCGGTCACACCAACTTACAGGGGGGCCACACTCTGAGGTTGTCGCCTGCTTCCGCACCAAATTCAAATCTCATTTACAGCAAACCCGTTGTGGGAATTCTGCCTGACATTCAGTCCCTTAAATGGGCTGCCCGCGAGTTTCTCTGCGCCAACTTACCTCATCGATTTCCTTCAGCCACCTGTCAATGCCATCAAAAGACCAGCGACTGGTAATGTCATAAACCAGAATCACTCCCTGTGGAAGAAAcacagaagtaaaataaaaataaacatttattggcTTCGCCAGCAACGAGGAGGACGCACGCTTcctgttcaaaatggctgttaGTAGTTTATTAGTGTGACacccaaaataaagaaaatgtatagaTAGAGACAAACCCGGCCAAGAGTGACAGATGGCTTAATCCAAGACAAAGAGCACCACAAGAAAAGGGAAGTTGCCAGTTTGTGCCTCAGTGGTATCCTGGGGGGCATCAGATTGTCCAAGAGCAAATATAATCCTCGTAAAATCTCCAAAATAACCAGAGACCATACATCCCAGAAGGGAGTGCTTTGTAATGACATTAAAATGAAACGTCCTACAAATCCACCGTAAGTGGCATCTGTTGTGACGTCAAACTCAAAAACATAAGCAGGGCCTTACAAGCCAAAAGCTGGCCAGGACGTAAAAATCAAAAAGCAGCCTTACGGCCTGAGCACCCAGAAAAAGTCAGTTGATTAAACCCAAAATGGGAAAGAAGAACCTTAAAACCTGTGGcctaaaaaacataaaacaagtttTTTGAATAATAAAGTTTGCTGGATagagtgccagtccaccacagggtgaacccacacacacacacacaggccactttagtgtcaccaattcacctgacatgcatgtctttaCACAGTGGGGGggacccatgcagacacggggggggggggacatgcaaagtccacgcaggcaGGAtgcgggatgtgaaccctggtatccttactgtgaggcaacagcccCACCACTGtcccaccgtgctgccccccacAGTGCTGTTATAGGCAAAAAAGACAAGTGCAGAATTATGGAACACAAGAAAGTGACTCAAATGCAACCGTGGGGGCTGTAATGACACCAACTGCCCACACAAACCCGGGTAAGAAAGCTTACCTGAGCCCCTCGAGAGTAGGAACGGAAGATCGTACAGAACCGGCCCTGGCCCGAGGCGTCCCtgtaaaacaaatcaaataaataaataaattaggatGTCGTGTCCAAAAGCTGGTAGGGCATCTGCAAGTCTCATGAACTTCTGCAAAAGGGTCACCAGAGGGGGAACTTGGTCACTCGGGCTGCTCAGCCTCCCCGGGAAGGTCCAAAGTTGTGTCCACCTGCTCTCGGACAAACGGTAAATCCAAGTGGTCGAGTCGGGAATACCACATCAACAAACTCGGAATTAAAATTTGGACAAAACAAAGCTACCCGGATTGTCCGAGTTGTGATGTAACGCTGACCTTTCACCTCAGCACAttacttaaaacaaaacaaacatcctGGTCAGGCTGAAACGGCAATTTTTGATCGGAATGTATTTGGAGCGAAGTGATCGATATTCAACACGTTtagttttgctctttatttccacacaaaaatgcaattttatcaCTAAGTGCATTTTTTTGGGGGGTCCAAGTAGCAAATCAACAGCGATTCTGCATTTTTCCCTCAAACAGTCCGaccaaaaataatacataaaattaagataacagacagacagacactatatGAGGAAAGTCACAagctgtttgtatgtctgtctgtctgtctgtcttatctaCCTATCCTTTCTATGCAAATgatgaattataattatttatacattttaattcattatatatttaacataagTCAAATGCCATTGCTGTTTCCATACACAAAGCATAACaacacatttaagatgcataattaaaaCAAGAATTGTGAGTGAATGGGGATCGTGCAACTCACACGGACTTGTATGCGAATCACATGACCGAGAATTGTTCGACTGATCATTAAGTAGCAACTCGTACGCGAATCACATGACCGAGAATCGTTAGCCTGATCATTAAGTAGCAACTCGTACGCGAATCACATGACCGAGAATCGTTAGCCTGATCATTAAGTAGCAACTCGTACACGAATCACATGACCGAGAATCGTTAGCCTGATCATTAAGTAGCAACTCGTACGCGAATCACATGACCGAGAATCGTTCGACTGATCATTAAGTAGCAACTCGTACGCGAATCACATGACCGAGAATCGTTAGCCTGATCATTAAGTAGTAACTCGTATGCGAATCACATGACCGAGAATCGTTTGCCTGATCATTAAGTAGTAACTCGTACGCGAATCACATGACCGAGAATCGTTAGCCTGATCATTAAGTAGTAACTCGTACGCGAATCACATGACTGAGAATCGTTAGCCTGATCATTAAGTAGTAACTCGTACGCGAATCACATGACcgagaatcgttagactgatCATTAAGTAGTAACTTGCACACAAATCACATGATCAAGAATCGTTAGACTGATCATTAAGTAGCAACTCGTACACGAATCACATGACCGAGAATCGTTTGACTGATCATTATGTAGTAACTCGTATGCGAATCACATGACCGAGAATCGTTAGATTGATCATTAAGTAGTAACTTGCACACAAATGACATGATCAAGAATCGTTAGACTGATCATTAAGTAGCAACTCGTACACGAATCACATGACCGAGAATCGTTCGACTGATCATTATGTAGCAACTCGTACACGAATCACATGACCAAGAATTGTTCAACTGATCATTATGTAGTAACTCGTACACAAATCACATGACcgagaatcgttagactgatCATTAAGTAGCAACTCGTACGCGAATCACATGACCGAGAATCGTTGGACTGATGACTGAGTAGTAACTCCTACACAAATTATATGACTGACTCGTTCATGAACTCGACTTGACGTTACTTTAGATGCTCTGAGCGgattggactggcgagctttgctggctGAATGGCCCGCTCTCGTCTAATGTCTAATgtcttgttctaatgttgtaaactTCTGTTGCTGTGCAGGAAGGCCGTCCACCATTGGCCATAAATAGATTCAGAAATGATCACTGGCCAGACGAGCCTGCAATGGGAAAGGATGAAACACAACGTGGCACGTTCATCATCACCATCCACAGCACGCATTTTGCACGGCTGGATGAGAATCAGGCCTGTGGAGAAATTACTGCTGGGAACTGAAAGTGTGACGTGACCAGAGGTGGGCTAACTGCGTGCTGCCCACTCGTTTGATCCTCACAGAACGTCCTTGGCACAGGGAGCTAAGTGGCACGGGTGAACAGTTGGACCTGaaatgttttctgtgtgaagaaggTGGCGCTAACCTGCTTATCGGCAATAGTCCCCTCTACTCTCCCAGCTGGCCGGGGAGCTCCGGGGAAAAGAAACAGCAAAGCAGCTGTTTGGCAGACAGCCTGCATGTAGGGCACCAACATCTGGGGCACCAGGCTGTGTCACATGCAGCAGACCACACGCTGGGAGTTACTCAGTGTGACAGCCTGCTGGTGCACCGGAGGACATGTGGGCCACGTACACCATGCTGCCTCCTGCACACATCGGAGAAAGCTCAACACAGCATTAGCACACCCACAAATAAACACACGGCGGTGTGGGCACTTGGCACTAACAAATCCCCCCCACACTGCCATCTTGTAACGTTTAGGTGTTGCATGCACTGCTGCCCTACTCAGATAACAGCACTTAATGTGTCGTGTTGGTCAGGTCTTCTCAGTGCCAACTCCAAATGTCACCCCCCATTCAGAAGGATCACATGACCATGATGACAGCCCAGGAGCTGCCCAGATTGGAGGCAAGAAACTGGACTGCCAGTACCAGCTGGGAACTGAGGCCGAGTGAATTAGAAAACTGGCTTAACAAAGGGGCGGGGGGTGACGGGTTATGTTGCGATCATCTtctccttttaattttttccctcattatcAAGTGggaattttaataaaaaacatacaggGCAAATTCTGTTAGAAAGGCAATTTGATATAATGGGGGTCTTTCAGGGGAGACAGTTGACAAAGCTGACTGCGGAATGCCACGCTCGATGGCAACGTCTGTTTTCTGCCTGAGAGCATCAACTTTTTCTGTAATGTTAACTGCTTTAGTTTCTTAAACGGTGCCCTTAGTGTGCTGACTGCTGTATCATTGGACTTTATGGTTCAGAAGGAAGGGGGGGTCCCCTCTCTACGTCCACTGTGTGTCACTTGAGTTACATAAATGGCGCCCCTCGGGGTCTGTAGTGTGCTAAGTGCACTATTATTAGACTTCAAGGTCCGGTAGGAGTAGGGGGCACCCCTTGATGTCTGGAGTGTGCATCACCTGAATTAAATAAACGGCACCCCTCGGACTGAACTACAGCAGTTCGTCTCTGTCAGGGTATACTGGGGGGGTTTTGAGCATCGCTCCTCCTGTCGACTCTCTGGTGTTTGGCTCACGGGTGGGCTGTAAGGTGTGAGGCACGGAGCCTCCTGAAACATCACCCACCGCCCAGTCACTTCTAATGAAGCGCAGGCCGCACGTCGCATTACTTTCAGCACAGCAACGAGGCTGCAATCGCACCAAtcgcaaataaatacatttgaaaaagcaGACGCAGCTCCCCAGTCCACAAGGTGACTGCAATCAGAGTGACTCACTAATTCACATCCACGCCCACTGGCTGAAAGTGCGACTCGCCTCACCAGCAGCTCCTGTGAATCACTAATGAGAGCAGCTGGGAGATACGGGGAGACGATGAAGAGCAACGCGACACTGCGGCTCCGAGTCTCCAGTCTTAGAGACGGGCGTCAATGGGGGGGTGCCTTCTGACTTTACGGCATGTGCACttgcacacacacgcgcacatacacacacacagaaacacgcatgcacacacaagcACGGGcatgcacatacatacacaaacacacacacatacatacacacacaaacacacacatacacacacacaccaacacgtgcacacacacacacactgtgggaagcagcccggacacagacatgtttaaatcccccacaacacgtttattgtacataatttaCTATTTACAGCAGTGCACACtcccccacagtccaggccttttgctaatgcctctttctctggtccgcctccactccactccactcctcccaagctcttgccttcttcctcccgactccagccatcgaatggaggcaggcagccccttttatccccacccggatgtgctccaggtgcctcccgataatcttccactggcactccccagtgtggcggaagtaccggctgaagcactccaggtgtccccggtcttcttccccccagcacttccaggtgtggcggaagtgctgagggccagggctcctcaggcattggggcgccccctggcggtgaccacgggcccctatagggttgagcttccaagctcagttcccgtggtccccaaagccaccagggcggtcacccccacgtggtctgcctcctccggtcctcccgggcgtcccggctgggtaccacccccagccgcttgccacaacacgcacacacacgtgaCATCACAGACAAGTTAATAAGAGTGCAGCTTTCAAATGGAGCACAGTGGAGGCGGGTGGGGTGGGGTGCAGGTGGGCGATCAGCTCACAGGACCTCCAGTAGACGGCTCTGCTGGTTTTGTGTCggtttctgtgtttatttattgatttgtgtCTAGAGATCAGTGcaggtaagtaaatgtaaagaattacacggcAGAAATAGAAATGTGAGGGACTCTGAATACACAGCAGGAGGTCTGCGCCTTGAGAGTTCCGCcgatgagaaggatttaggggtcaCATTGGACAGGTCACTGTTAACTGGCAGACGGTGCTGACAGAatgccaggttatatagcgccctgatgtgtggagcacaagtccaaGAGGGTGATGCTCAAGCTTCATAACGCACTGgtgggcctcatctggagtcccctgtgcagtttgggtctctcaGCTACAAATGAGGTGGAAAACCAAAGACAACCCCAAAAGGAGACGGTGACCTTAACGTGGCCCTCTAAGTGTGGACGTCACGCTCCATACACTGGCACCCTGACTAACGTCATGTCCTGCCTCGCTAGAGATGCTGTTAGGTGAGCCTCCAGCCGCCCCCCACAACCCGTTATTGACATACAGGACGCAGTTTCAAAGATGGATggaaacaaaataacataaattcCCAAATTTACCAAAGCTGCAGCTTAATCCTTCGTCCGTCCAACAGGATGGTGGTGGTCTTGTAATCGATCCCTGTTGAGGATGAAAAAGAAAGACACATAAATACAAATAGCAcagataaagacaaaaaaaactataAGGTTAcctgcacaaaaagaaaaaaaaattatgaagagtctcacaaaagtagaaaaaaataaagctggGGGCTCAAAGACAGAGAGGCAGATGAGCCCCTCAAAGCATCCCAGGCACACAGCAAATGGAGACGAGCGTCAGAGTTCAAGTGTACACAGTTCAGTTCAATTCTGACACTCCTTCCCATGTGTCTTTTTTGAAtggtttttgttctttatatatatatatatatatatatatatatttgttttatacacacacatacatatactgtacatacatacacatatatatatatatacacactttacacatacgtgcacatgggaggcagtctaagggcttaactggcaGTAAAATGCAGAGGCAGGGGTCGATGAAAGGTACTAAGGCCTCTGttccctcttccacagaccaccaaAAGGAAAGCCCAGTTAAGGCTCCGcccacatccatttcttcatcATGCCCCCCTACAGACTTCATtttcccaccccttcctgtcctccACCTATAACAACTCAAGCATTCATTCTGTCGATCACTCAGTCTTGACTCAAGTCTTTTATGACGACTCGTTTTGTTCCTGAAATTTTCTGCTGAA from Erpetoichthys calabaricus chromosome 14, fErpCal1.3, whole genome shotgun sequence includes:
- the LOC114665393 gene encoding ras-related protein Rab-40B, with the translated sequence MSSRGSPLKAYDFLLKFLLVGDSDVGKGEILASLQDGASESPYGYNTGIDYKTTTILLDGRRIKLQLWDASGQGRFCTIFRSYSRGAQGVILVYDITSRWSFDGIDRWLKEIDEHAPGVPKILVGNRLHLAFKRQVTTEQAQLYAERLGITFFEVSPLCNFNITESFTELARIVLMRHGMERLWRPNKVLSLQDLCCRAIVSCTPVHLVDKLPLPVALKSHLKSFSMANGLNARMMHGRSYSLNANNSKKRNSLKKSKLIRPPQSPSQSCTRNSCKIS